From a single Paraburkholderia sp. FT54 genomic region:
- a CDS encoding YqiA/YcfP family alpha/beta fold hydrolase — MKGYQAGHFDVDDLGRPRAFTVADNLVRSVIRSGVAPAQVTLTGHSLGGGYAQYAGFRNGVGQIVTFNPAPLNSRQQSDVQAGIQRFSGQVRHYVSYITLSSNTAGRVYDPVSQLTSEYLHRPDLASLRVIGTEYAVQVCARA; from the coding sequence GTGAAGGGCTATCAGGCGGGGCATTTCGACGTCGACGACCTAGGCAGGCCGCGCGCGTTCACGGTCGCGGACAACCTCGTGCGCTCGGTGATCCGCAGCGGCGTCGCTCCGGCTCAGGTGACGCTGACAGGACACTCGCTGGGGGGCGGCTACGCCCAATACGCGGGATTCAGGAACGGCGTGGGACAGATCGTGACGTTCAACCCGGCGCCATTGAATTCGCGGCAGCAGTCGGACGTGCAAGCCGGCATACAGCGTTTCAGTGGGCAGGTACGCCACTATGTTTCGTATATCACGCTCTCCAGTAACACGGCAGGACGCGTGTACGACCCCGTGTCGCAATTGACCAGCGAGTATCTGCACCGGCCGGATCTCGCCTCGTTGCGCGTGATCGGCACCGAATACGCCGTGCAGGTATGCGCTCGTGCATAA